A portion of the Cyanobium sp. PCC 7001 genome contains these proteins:
- a CDS encoding aldo/keto reductase, with amino-acid sequence MSPARRPFGDGPPVSAFTLGTMRALESPAQMEAVLRAALGAGINHLETAPAYGPAEPFLGQALRHLQREGLEPEGGWLITSKILPGCDLPSGQEQLRASLRRLGVPRLHGLAVHGLNTPEHLAWVQHGPGGELLRWALDNTLVSQVGFTSHGSPGLIAEALATGRFRFCALHVHLFDQTCLPVARSALERGIGVLAISPADKGGRLYDPPPELLADCAPFHPLELAYRFLLEQGISTLSLGAAMPADLVWAERWDGGALASDGSNRAALEEALERLRQAAAERLGGERCGQCHACLPCPSGVPIPALLRLRNLAVGHGMVGYAEERYNLIGRAGHWWETRNAAACNTCGACLPRCPHELAIPALLADTHRRLAAAPRRRLWG; translated from the coding sequence GTGAGCCCGGCTAGGCGTCCTTTCGGGGACGGACCGCCGGTTTCGGCCTTCACCCTCGGCACGATGCGGGCGCTGGAGAGCCCGGCCCAGATGGAGGCGGTGCTGCGGGCGGCCCTGGGCGCCGGCATCAACCATCTGGAAACCGCACCGGCCTATGGCCCGGCCGAACCGTTCCTGGGGCAGGCCTTGCGCCACCTGCAGCGCGAGGGCCTGGAGCCGGAGGGTGGCTGGCTGATCACCAGCAAGATCCTGCCCGGCTGTGATCTGCCCAGCGGCCAGGAGCAGCTGCGGGCCAGCCTGCGGCGGCTGGGAGTGCCCCGGCTGCACGGGCTGGCGGTGCATGGGCTCAACACCCCGGAGCACCTGGCCTGGGTGCAGCACGGCCCCGGGGGCGAGCTGCTGCGCTGGGCCCTGGACAACACCCTGGTGAGCCAGGTGGGCTTCACCAGCCACGGCAGTCCCGGCCTGATCGCCGAGGCCCTGGCCACGGGGCGTTTCCGCTTCTGCGCCCTGCACGTGCATCTGTTCGACCAGACCTGCCTGCCCGTGGCCCGCTCCGCCCTGGAGCGCGGCATCGGGGTGCTGGCCATCTCCCCGGCCGACAAGGGCGGCCGGCTCTACGACCCGCCCCCCGAGCTGCTGGCTGACTGTGCCCCGTTCCATCCGCTGGAGCTGGCCTACCGCTTCCTGCTGGAGCAGGGCATCTCCACCCTGAGCCTGGGCGCCGCCATGCCGGCGGATCTGGTCTGGGCGGAGCGGTGGGATGGGGGCGCGCTCGCCTCCGACGGCAGCAACCGGGCAGCGCTGGAGGAGGCGCTGGAGCGGCTGCGCCAGGCGGCAGCGGAACGGCTGGGCGGCGAGCGCTGCGGACAGTGCCACGCCTGCCTGCCCTGCCCCAGCGGCGTGCCCATCCCGGCGCTGCTGCGGCTGCGCAACCTGGCCGTGGGCCACGGCATGGTGGGCTACGCCGAGGAGCGCTACAACCTGATCGGCCGGGCCGGCCACTGGTGGGAAACGCGCAATGCCGCGGCGTGCAACACCTGCGGCGCCTGCCTGCCGCGCTGTCCCCACGAGCTGGCCATTCCCGCCCTGCTTGCCGACACCCACCGCCGCCTGGCCGCAGCACCGCGCCGGCGCCTCTGGGGCTGA
- a CDS encoding bifunctional nuclease family protein: MVEMRVAGIALDAASRSPIVLLRDPSGRRQVPIWIDQAQAQNILAGLGQDTPPRPLSHDLMVALLEAGGLRLERVVIHAIEDNTFRAALKLRSGENGKERSLELDARPSDAIALAVRTDSPIWMLEEVVADASIPVDAEADAADQEHFRRFLDKVSPADLVRHLSQARPEDPDAAAEEGKNNNEDNEDEDQQDNRADPDADTPREPG; encoded by the coding sequence ATGGTGGAAATGCGCGTCGCCGGCATCGCCCTCGATGCAGCCAGCCGCAGCCCGATCGTGCTGCTGCGCGATCCCTCCGGCCGCCGCCAGGTGCCGATCTGGATCGATCAGGCACAGGCCCAGAACATCCTGGCCGGCCTCGGACAGGACACGCCGCCGCGCCCCCTGAGCCACGACCTGATGGTGGCGCTGCTGGAGGCCGGTGGCCTGCGGCTCGAGCGGGTGGTCATCCATGCCATCGAGGACAACACCTTCCGTGCCGCCCTGAAGCTGCGCAGCGGCGAGAACGGCAAGGAGCGCAGCCTGGAGCTCGATGCGCGCCCCAGCGATGCCATCGCCCTGGCGGTGCGCACCGACAGTCCGATCTGGATGCTGGAGGAGGTGGTGGCCGACGCCTCGATTCCGGTGGACGCCGAAGCGGACGCCGCCGACCAGGAGCACTTCCGCCGCTTCCTCGACAAGGTGAGCCCGGCCGACCTGGTGCGCCACCTCTCCCAGGCTCGGCCCGAGGATCCGGACGCCGCCGCCGAGGAGGGGAAGAACAACAACGAGGACAACGAAGACGAGGACCAGCAGGACAACAGGGCCGACCCGGATGCCGACACGCCCCGTGAGCCCGGCTAG